From Toxorhynchites rutilus septentrionalis strain SRP chromosome 2, ASM2978413v1, whole genome shotgun sequence, a single genomic window includes:
- the LOC129770379 gene encoding zinc finger protein 37-like isoform X2: MENMSVVQQNYVLDMDLEEMCRICLSQTDVNKQLFNIFSSTIVDGFLVAVPDVIMFCVELQILETDGLPNKICECCRGQLLKFYIFKQKCKRTEEVLRKAFPSEGKENSSVLSKHIGGSSEEIVEMLDSEQQDEDASVDECDMLPFVDKYQCELCDDVYSSEERLRDHSKKHLDLIEENAESPEDITEFVNHENDKDAISDLNNFTLSEEKNNVQDNNIIEDLNSNVCDDPIVVGAPNLTEDGPVEHESNTLSNDLMCKICKKTFKKRSLHLKHMKSHESGSNLIEFFTYHTCEFCRKVFLSEKELLDRCKANGHINGVAVADQHTPYSCGNCSSEYEGFDHIRQHLLSHMSAFPCPFDGCGSEYTSSTRLETHICNKHIEYESHKCTYCGVDSLGSMIELQQHLRVNCPAKKFHCNHCDKKFLTSRSLAQHLRCLEKKHSCEECGKTFAQQGELKLHLRMHNGERPFQCTICGKRYKTASLRTAHMDSHINGKTFQCQICGKKLQSRTCYRNHIRRHSEEKQHGCDICNKKFYTKYNVKIHKEKVHKINQ, encoded by the exons ATGGAAAATATGTCTGTTGTGCAGCAAAACTATGTTCTGGATATGGACTTAGAAGAGATGTGTCGTATATGTTTATCTCAGACAGATGTAAACAAACAACTGTTTAACATCTTCTCGAGCACAATAGTGGATGGATTTCTTGTGGCTGTCCCAGATGTTATCATGTTTTGCGTCGAGCTACAG ATTTTAGAGACAGATGGCTTACCGAATAAAATTTGTGAGTGCTGCAGAGGTCAGTTATTGAAGTTTtacattttcaaacaaaaatgtaaGCGAACCGAAGAAGTATTACGCAAAGCGTTCCCGTCCGAAGGAAAAGAAAATTCATCTGTCCTGAGTAAGCATATTGGCGGTTCATCGGAGGAAATAGTGGAAATGTTGGATTCCGAACAACAGGATGAGGATGCTTCTGTTGATGAATGTGATATGCTACCCTTTGTTGATAAGTACCAATGTGAATTATGTGATGATGTGTATAGCAGTGAGGAACGACTAAGGGATCACTCAAAAAAACATCTTGATTTAATTGAGGAAAATGCCGAATCTCCTGAAGATATCACAGAATTTGTAAACCACGAAAATGATAAAGATGCGATCTCagatttgaacaattttacattgtcagaagaaaaaaacaacgtACAGGATAACAACATAATAGAAGATTTGAACTCAAATGTTTGTGATGATCCAATTGTGGTAGGAGCACCGAATTTGACGGAAGATGGACCCGTTGAACACGAGTCTAACACTTTGTCAAATGATTTGATGTGTAAAATCTGCAAAAAGACATTCAAAAAACGTTCACTTCATCTGAAACATATGAAATCGCATGAATCTGGCTCGAATTTAATAGAATTTTTCACGTATCATACGTGTGAATTTTGTAGAAAGGTGTTTTTGAGCGAAAAAGAACTATTGGATCGTTGTAAAGCGAATGGCCACATAAATGGTGTTGCTGTTGCAGATCAACATACGCCATACAGCTGCGGCAATTGTTCATCTGAATATGAGGGATTCGATCACATTCGGCAACATTTACTCTCACATATGAGTGCATTTCCATGTCCTTTTGATGGGTGTGGGAGCGAATATACATCTTCAACAAGGCTCGAAACGCATATATGTAACAAACATATAGAATATGAATCTCACAAATGTACATACTGCGGAGTTGATTCGCTTGGATCAATGATTGAGCTGCAACAACATCTTAGAGTGAATTGTCCCGCCAAAAAATTCCACTGCAATCATTGTG ACAAAAAATTTCTCACTTCAAGATCATTGGCACAGCATCTTAGGTGTTTGGAGAAGAAGCATAGTTGCGAAGAGTGCGGTAAGACGTTTGCTCAACAAGGCGAACTCAAGCTGCATCTTCGAATGCACAATGGCGAACGGCCGTTCCAGTGTACAATTTGTGGTAAGCGTTACAAAACGGCTTCACTCAGAACAGCTCATATGGATTCTCATATTAACGGTAAGACGTTTCAG TGTCAAATATGTGGAAAAAAGTTGCAGTCCCGAACCTGTTATCGAAACCACATAAGACGACATTCAGAAGAGAAACAGCATGGATGTGATATATGCAATAAGAAGTTTTATACCAAATATAATGTAAAAATACACAAAGAGAAAGTACACAAAATCAACCAATAA
- the LOC129770379 gene encoding zinc finger protein 37-like isoform X1, with protein MENMSVVQQNYVLDMDLEEMCRICLSQTDVNKQLFNIFSSTIVDGFLVAVPDVIMFCVELQLFSNSSQILETDGLPNKICECCRGQLLKFYIFKQKCKRTEEVLRKAFPSEGKENSSVLSKHIGGSSEEIVEMLDSEQQDEDASVDECDMLPFVDKYQCELCDDVYSSEERLRDHSKKHLDLIEENAESPEDITEFVNHENDKDAISDLNNFTLSEEKNNVQDNNIIEDLNSNVCDDPIVVGAPNLTEDGPVEHESNTLSNDLMCKICKKTFKKRSLHLKHMKSHESGSNLIEFFTYHTCEFCRKVFLSEKELLDRCKANGHINGVAVADQHTPYSCGNCSSEYEGFDHIRQHLLSHMSAFPCPFDGCGSEYTSSTRLETHICNKHIEYESHKCTYCGVDSLGSMIELQQHLRVNCPAKKFHCNHCDKKFLTSRSLAQHLRCLEKKHSCEECGKTFAQQGELKLHLRMHNGERPFQCTICGKRYKTASLRTAHMDSHINGKTFQCQICGKKLQSRTCYRNHIRRHSEEKQHGCDICNKKFYTKYNVKIHKEKVHKINQ; from the exons ATGGAAAATATGTCTGTTGTGCAGCAAAACTATGTTCTGGATATGGACTTAGAAGAGATGTGTCGTATATGTTTATCTCAGACAGATGTAAACAAACAACTGTTTAACATCTTCTCGAGCACAATAGTGGATGGATTTCTTGTGGCTGTCCCAGATGTTATCATGTTTTGCGTCGAGCTACAG CTTTTTTCTAATTCATCGCAGATTTTAGAGACAGATGGCTTACCGAATAAAATTTGTGAGTGCTGCAGAGGTCAGTTATTGAAGTTTtacattttcaaacaaaaatgtaaGCGAACCGAAGAAGTATTACGCAAAGCGTTCCCGTCCGAAGGAAAAGAAAATTCATCTGTCCTGAGTAAGCATATTGGCGGTTCATCGGAGGAAATAGTGGAAATGTTGGATTCCGAACAACAGGATGAGGATGCTTCTGTTGATGAATGTGATATGCTACCCTTTGTTGATAAGTACCAATGTGAATTATGTGATGATGTGTATAGCAGTGAGGAACGACTAAGGGATCACTCAAAAAAACATCTTGATTTAATTGAGGAAAATGCCGAATCTCCTGAAGATATCACAGAATTTGTAAACCACGAAAATGATAAAGATGCGATCTCagatttgaacaattttacattgtcagaagaaaaaaacaacgtACAGGATAACAACATAATAGAAGATTTGAACTCAAATGTTTGTGATGATCCAATTGTGGTAGGAGCACCGAATTTGACGGAAGATGGACCCGTTGAACACGAGTCTAACACTTTGTCAAATGATTTGATGTGTAAAATCTGCAAAAAGACATTCAAAAAACGTTCACTTCATCTGAAACATATGAAATCGCATGAATCTGGCTCGAATTTAATAGAATTTTTCACGTATCATACGTGTGAATTTTGTAGAAAGGTGTTTTTGAGCGAAAAAGAACTATTGGATCGTTGTAAAGCGAATGGCCACATAAATGGTGTTGCTGTTGCAGATCAACATACGCCATACAGCTGCGGCAATTGTTCATCTGAATATGAGGGATTCGATCACATTCGGCAACATTTACTCTCACATATGAGTGCATTTCCATGTCCTTTTGATGGGTGTGGGAGCGAATATACATCTTCAACAAGGCTCGAAACGCATATATGTAACAAACATATAGAATATGAATCTCACAAATGTACATACTGCGGAGTTGATTCGCTTGGATCAATGATTGAGCTGCAACAACATCTTAGAGTGAATTGTCCCGCCAAAAAATTCCACTGCAATCATTGTG ACAAAAAATTTCTCACTTCAAGATCATTGGCACAGCATCTTAGGTGTTTGGAGAAGAAGCATAGTTGCGAAGAGTGCGGTAAGACGTTTGCTCAACAAGGCGAACTCAAGCTGCATCTTCGAATGCACAATGGCGAACGGCCGTTCCAGTGTACAATTTGTGGTAAGCGTTACAAAACGGCTTCACTCAGAACAGCTCATATGGATTCTCATATTAACGGTAAGACGTTTCAG TGTCAAATATGTGGAAAAAAGTTGCAGTCCCGAACCTGTTATCGAAACCACATAAGACGACATTCAGAAGAGAAACAGCATGGATGTGATATATGCAATAAGAAGTTTTATACCAAATATAATGTAAAAATACACAAAGAGAAAGTACACAAAATCAACCAATAA